Proteins co-encoded in one Thamnophis elegans isolate rThaEle1 chromosome 1, rThaEle1.pri, whole genome shotgun sequence genomic window:
- the CSRP3 gene encoding cysteine and glycine-rich protein 3, producing the protein MPNWGGGAKCGACDKTVYHAEEIQCNGRSFHKTCFLCMGCRKALDSTTVAAHESEIYCKTCYGRKYGPKGIGFGQGAGCLSTDTGEHLGLDLQQHSPKPGRPSTPTNPSKFATRFGEVEKCPRCGKSVYAAEKIIGGGKPWHKTCFRCAFCGKSLESTNVTDKDGEIYCKVCYAKNFGPKGIGFGGLTQVEKVE; encoded by the exons ATGCCAAATTGGGGAGGTGGAGCCAAATGTGGTGCGTGTGACAAAACAGTCTACCATGCTGAGGAAATTCAGTGTAATGGGCGGAGTTTTCATAAGACATGTTTCCTATGCA TGGGCTGCCGAAAAGCTCTGGACAGCACAACAGTAGCGGCTCATGAATCTGAAATCTACTGCAAAACATGTTATGGGAGGAAATATGGCCCCAAAGGAATTGGCTTTGGGCAAGGCGCCGGTTGTCTCAGTACGGACACAGGAGAACATCTGGGGCTGGATTTACAGCAGCA CTCACCAAAGCCGGGTCGTCCGTCTACCCCTACCAACCCTTCAAAATTTGCCACAAGGTTTGGAGAAGTAGAAAAATGTCCTCGTTGTGGAAAGTCAGTGTATGCTGCAGAGAAgataataggaggaggaaag CCTTGGCACAAGACTTGCTTCCGATGTGCTTTTTGTGGAAAAAGTCTAGAATCTACAAATGTTACAGACAAAGATGGGGAGATTTATTGTAAAG TTTGTTATGCAAAGAATTTTGGCCCTAAAGGAATTGGATTTGGCGGCCTCACTCAAGTTGAGAAGGTGGAATAA